A genomic stretch from Sphaerodactylus townsendi isolate TG3544 linkage group LG15, MPM_Stown_v2.3, whole genome shotgun sequence includes:
- the LOC125444910 gene encoding myelomonocytic growth factor-like: protein MSASAPLPESSGDPELHQFVQKNREFVFRIKQDVSNIRKLMRKEFKLGSDDELILIQELLAIPKVDLSQCHTDPCDTAGCFNQIRAGLHTYHGYFSHIKEILPNFASHMDVLQVDVSNLSSNLQRQMQESGMTVVAYPQVEGQARPSFLQNEMQIGSYLVLRHFQKFLEMTLRALRHCSS from the exons ATGAGTGCTTCCGCCCCTCTGCCGGAGTCTTCTGGAGATCCAGAACTGCACCAATTTGTCCAGAAAAACCGGGAATTTGTCTTCAGGATAAAACAGGATGTCAGTAACATCAGAAAGCTCATG CGCAAAGAGTTTAAACTTGGCAGTGACGATGAACTGATATTGATACAGGAACTGCTGGCCATCCCAAAAGTGGATCTCTCCCAGTGCCATACTGATCCCTGCGACACG GCTGGCTGTTTCAACCAGATAAGAGCAGGTCTTCACACCTACCATGGCTACTTTTCCCACATAAAAGAGATCCTGCCGAATTTTGCTAGCCACATGGATGTTCTCCAAGTGGATGTGTCAAACCTGTCATCCAACCTCCAGAGACAG ATGCAAGAGAGTGGGATGACCGTAGTCGCCTACCCCCAGGTGGAAGGTCAGGCTCGGCCTTCCTTTttgcaaaatgaaatgcaaattGGAAGCTACCTTGTCCTCAGACATTTCCAGAAATTCCTTGAGATGACCCTCCGGGCCCTGCGACATTGCAGTTCATAA